The Aeromicrobium senzhongii genome includes a window with the following:
- a CDS encoding NAD(P)H-quinone dehydrogenase — MAHVVIIGGGPGGYEAALVARRLGAEVTLVERDGMGGSTVLTDCVPSKTLIATSDLLHEVSRSAELGVEVPRAPRADLASVNDRVLGLAQAQSDDIAERVASTGVTILRGTARISDAREVVASTPDGEIRLAADGILIATGAHPRVSADAQPDGERILTWEQVYGLRELPEHMIVVGSGVTGAEFASAYNGLGAEVTLVSSRDRVLPGEDPDAATLIEDVFTRRGMKVLGKSRMASTRREGDRVVVTLTDGRTVTGSHCLLALGSIPNTADLGLEEVGIDTDDGGFISVDKVSRTNIPGVYAAGDCTGVFMLASVAAQQGRIAMAHLLGDAVHPLDLRKVSSNIFTSPEIAAVGVGQRQIEEQGLLVDTAMLPITANPRAKMQGVHDGFVKLYARQGIGTLIGGVVVGPRASELIHTVSVAVSASLTVDHVADAFSVYPSMSGTVSEVARRLHRQV, encoded by the coding sequence ATGGCTCATGTCGTGATCATCGGTGGCGGACCCGGCGGATACGAAGCGGCGTTGGTCGCGCGGCGGTTGGGCGCCGAGGTCACGCTCGTCGAGCGCGACGGGATGGGCGGCTCGACCGTCCTGACCGACTGCGTTCCCAGCAAGACGTTGATCGCCACGTCCGACCTCCTGCATGAGGTCAGCCGCTCGGCCGAGCTGGGCGTCGAGGTGCCGCGCGCACCGCGCGCCGACCTCGCCTCGGTCAACGACCGTGTGCTGGGCCTGGCGCAGGCGCAGTCGGACGACATCGCCGAGCGCGTCGCCTCCACCGGGGTCACGATCCTGCGCGGCACCGCCCGCATCAGCGACGCGCGCGAGGTCGTCGCCTCGACGCCCGACGGCGAGATCCGACTGGCCGCCGACGGCATCCTCATCGCGACCGGCGCCCACCCGCGTGTCAGCGCCGACGCCCAGCCCGACGGCGAGCGCATCCTCACGTGGGAGCAGGTCTACGGCCTGCGCGAGCTGCCCGAGCACATGATCGTCGTCGGCTCGGGCGTCACCGGCGCCGAGTTCGCCAGCGCCTACAACGGCCTGGGCGCCGAGGTCACGCTGGTGTCGAGCCGCGACCGGGTGCTCCCGGGCGAGGACCCCGACGCGGCCACCCTGATCGAGGACGTCTTCACCCGCCGCGGCATGAAGGTCCTGGGGAAGTCCCGCATGGCCTCCACGCGCCGCGAGGGTGACCGGGTCGTCGTCACGCTCACCGACGGCCGCACCGTCACCGGCTCGCACTGCCTGCTCGCGCTGGGCTCGATCCCCAACACCGCCGACCTCGGCCTCGAGGAGGTCGGGATCGACACCGACGACGGTGGCTTCATCTCGGTCGACAAGGTCTCGCGGACGAACATCCCCGGCGTCTACGCCGCGGGCGACTGCACCGGCGTCTTCATGCTGGCGTCCGTCGCTGCCCAGCAGGGTCGCATCGCCATGGCCCACCTGCTCGGCGACGCCGTCCACCCGCTGGACCTGCGCAAGGTCTCGAGCAACATCTTCACGTCGCCGGAGATCGCTGCCGTGGGCGTCGGACAACGCCAGATCGAGGAGCAGGGCCTGCTCGTCGACACGGCGATGCTGCCGATCACGGCCAACCCGCGGGCCAAGATGCAAGGCGTCCACGACGGCTTCGTCAAGCTGTACGCGCGTCAGGGGATCGGCACCCTGATCGGGGGAGTGGTGGTCGGACCGCGTGCCAGCGAGCTGATCCACACCGTCTCGGTCGCGGTCTCGGCGTCCCTCACGGTCGACCACGTCGCGGACGCGTTCAGCGTCTACCCGTCCATGTCGGGCACCGTCAGCGAGGTCGCGCGCCGACTGCATCGACAAGTCTGA
- a CDS encoding FecCD family ABC transporter permease, translating to MVSAGRRTLVIVGFAVLLVGGTFVSASVGQLPVSTRDVMGALLHGIGIDTSWRPDDAIIEQTLLQIRFPRVAMSILVGATLAVAGAVMQAIFGNPLAEPGVVGVSAGAALGAAIAIAFGLTAFGGWGVAIMAFIGGFAATVLVYATARVGGRTEVVTLLLTGIAVNAFAGAGLALVMFAADTGSREQIVFWQLGSMNGSRWSEVLIVGLVGLPTCLVGCLLARRYDLLSLGERTAAHLGLRVERLRVGSILLVALLTGVAVAFAGIISFVGLVVPHLVRMLLGPSHRTLLVASMLGGAALLVWADLLARTLVTGSDLPIGLLTSLIGGPFFFYLVRTTRAKAGGWA from the coding sequence GTGGTGAGCGCGGGCCGCCGCACCCTGGTGATCGTCGGCTTCGCCGTTCTGCTGGTGGGCGGCACGTTCGTGTCGGCGTCCGTGGGGCAGCTCCCCGTCAGTACGCGTGACGTCATGGGCGCTCTGCTGCACGGCATCGGCATCGACACCTCGTGGCGCCCCGACGACGCGATCATCGAGCAGACGCTCCTGCAGATTCGCTTCCCGCGCGTCGCCATGAGCATCCTGGTCGGTGCCACGCTGGCGGTCGCCGGTGCCGTGATGCAGGCGATCTTCGGCAATCCGCTGGCCGAGCCCGGAGTCGTCGGCGTCTCCGCCGGTGCCGCCCTCGGTGCGGCCATCGCGATCGCGTTCGGCCTCACGGCGTTCGGTGGGTGGGGCGTCGCGATCATGGCCTTCATCGGCGGTTTCGCGGCGACCGTCCTGGTCTACGCGACCGCCCGGGTCGGGGGCCGCACGGAGGTCGTCACTCTCCTGCTGACCGGCATCGCCGTCAACGCGTTCGCGGGTGCCGGCCTCGCCCTGGTCATGTTCGCGGCCGACACCGGGTCGCGCGAGCAGATCGTGTTCTGGCAGCTCGGCTCGATGAACGGCTCGCGCTGGAGCGAGGTGCTGATCGTCGGTCTCGTCGGCCTGCCCACGTGTCTGGTCGGCTGCCTGCTGGCGCGCCGGTACGACCTGCTCTCGCTGGGCGAGCGCACGGCGGCGCACCTCGGGCTGAGGGTCGAGCGCCTGCGCGTCGGCTCGATCCTGCTGGTCGCCCTGCTCACCGGCGTCGCCGTCGCCTTCGCCGGCATCATCTCGTTCGTCGGCCTCGTGGTGCCGCACCTGGTGCGGATGCTGCTGGGTCCGTCGCACCGCACGCTGCTGGTGGCGAGCATGCTCGGCGGCGCCGCCCTGCTGGTGTGGGCCGATCTGCTGGCCCGCACGCTCGTCACGGGCTCGGACCTGCCGATCGGTCTGTTGACGTCGCTCATCGGCGGACCCTTCTTCTTCTACCTCGTGCGCACGACGCGCGCGAAGGCCGGAGGGTGGGCATGA
- a CDS encoding phage holin family protein translates to MLSARLWITIVTATLANALSLGLAAWILQGFTLAPAWWVVAVVLFTVLSVVLRTAALRVSDSRWLRVSTITGGLALTAIALALTDVIVPDSGFDIDGWGTWVVVTLVVWAAGVAFGEVDHHAPASTPGLSPDTRAAARAGEGRAS, encoded by the coding sequence ATGCTGAGTGCCCGCCTCTGGATCACGATCGTCACGGCCACCCTGGCCAACGCACTCTCGCTCGGCCTCGCCGCGTGGATCCTGCAAGGCTTCACGCTGGCGCCCGCCTGGTGGGTCGTCGCGGTCGTGCTGTTCACCGTGCTCAGCGTGGTGCTGCGCACGGCCGCGCTGCGCGTGAGTGACTCCCGGTGGCTGCGGGTCTCGACGATCACCGGAGGCCTGGCGCTCACCGCGATCGCACTGGCGCTGACCGACGTGATCGTCCCGGACTCGGGCTTCGACATCGACGGCTGGGGCACGTGGGTCGTCGTCACGCTCGTCGTCTGGGCGGCCGGCGTCGCCTTCGGCGAGGTCGACCACCACGCCCCCGCCTCGACGCCCGGCCTCTCGCCCGACACCCGCGCGGCCGCCCGCGCGGGCGAGGGCCGCGCCTCCTGA
- a CDS encoding heme/hemin ABC transporter substrate-binding protein produces the protein MRRLLGVLASIVLTASLAACGGVADGSNPGQGVDLPPLSELEATQAPKEITGPSTAMLAEREVEPVDVGETAALPATVVSHVRSGDVKVKVTDTSRIVAFDMSGSIASTLFGLGLGDNLVARDRSTDFPGAEDLPLITSEGHAVNAEAVLAQKPTVIITDGSMGPRDVVEQLADTGVPVVFVEKESSFDGAARLARDVGEVVGLPKTGAALAERLQADIDVARAEVERFVPEKKSDRLRMVFLYLRGNSGVYYLFAEDSGVGDLVASLGGVDVAKELGWKGMQPLTDEAIIKAKPDLILLMTHGLESSGGVDGLLEEKPAIALTPAGQTKRFVDMADGDILAFGPRTAGVVEALGRAIYVPEAQK, from the coding sequence ATGAGGCGCCTCCTCGGCGTGCTGGCGTCGATCGTCCTGACCGCGTCCCTCGCCGCATGTGGCGGTGTCGCCGACGGCAGTAACCCCGGCCAGGGCGTCGACCTGCCGCCCCTGTCCGAGCTCGAGGCGACGCAGGCGCCGAAGGAGATCACCGGTCCCAGTACGGCGATGCTGGCCGAGCGCGAGGTCGAGCCGGTCGACGTGGGGGAGACCGCAGCCCTGCCCGCCACGGTGGTCTCGCACGTGCGGTCCGGCGACGTGAAGGTCAAGGTCACCGATACCTCGCGCATCGTCGCGTTCGACATGTCGGGCTCGATCGCGTCCACCCTCTTCGGCCTCGGCCTGGGGGACAACCTCGTCGCGCGCGACCGCTCGACCGACTTCCCCGGCGCCGAGGACCTGCCCCTCATCACCTCCGAGGGCCACGCCGTCAACGCCGAGGCCGTCCTGGCGCAGAAGCCGACCGTCATCATCACCGACGGCTCGATGGGCCCGCGCGACGTCGTCGAGCAGCTGGCCGACACCGGCGTGCCCGTGGTCTTCGTCGAGAAGGAGTCCAGCTTCGATGGAGCGGCCCGGCTCGCCCGCGACGTCGGCGAGGTCGTGGGCCTGCCGAAGACGGGCGCGGCGCTGGCCGAGCGCCTGCAGGCCGACATCGATGTCGCCCGCGCCGAGGTCGAGCGGTTCGTCCCCGAGAAGAAGTCCGACCGACTGCGGATGGTCTTCCTCTACCTGCGTGGCAACTCCGGCGTCTACTACCTGTTCGCCGAGGACTCCGGCGTGGGCGACCTCGTGGCGTCGCTCGGCGGCGTCGACGTGGCCAAGGAGCTGGGCTGGAAGGGGATGCAGCCGCTCACCGACGAGGCCATCATCAAGGCCAAGCCTGACCTCATCTTGCTGATGACGCACGGACTGGAGTCCTCCGGCGGCGTCGACGGCCTGCTCGAGGAGAAGCCGGCGATCGCGCTGACGCCCGCCGGCCAGACCAAGCGCTTCGTCGACATGGCCGACGGCGACATCCTGGCGTTCGGTCCGCGGACCGCTGGTGTCGTCGAGGCGCTCGGCCGCGCGATCTACGTCCCGGAGGCCCAGAAGTGA
- a CDS encoding heme ABC transporter ATP-binding protein: MTAAYEVRGVTCRLGGREIVHGVDLDIHHGEVLALVGPNGAGKSTLLGTLTGDVPVESGEVRLLGRPLAHWSAADLARTRGVLLQANQVSFPFTVREVVEMGRSPWVGRTSAQEDDAAIAEAIDRTDIAHLLDRPFTALSGGEKARASLARVLAQQTDVVLLDEPTAALDLRHQEEVMVVARDLAAAGRAVIVVLHDLSLAAARADRIAMLAGGRMISVGTPSEVLTPERVEEVYGIAVHVLTDTPDGHLIVVPHRGLSDTVSS, encoded by the coding sequence ATGACCGCCGCCTACGAGGTTCGCGGTGTCACGTGCCGCCTGGGCGGCCGCGAGATCGTGCACGGCGTCGACCTGGACATCCACCACGGCGAGGTGCTGGCTCTCGTCGGCCCCAACGGCGCCGGGAAGTCCACGCTGCTCGGCACCCTGACCGGCGACGTTCCGGTCGAGAGTGGCGAGGTCCGGCTCCTGGGTCGTCCGCTCGCGCACTGGTCCGCCGCCGATCTGGCCCGCACGCGCGGGGTGCTGCTCCAGGCCAACCAGGTGTCGTTCCCGTTCACGGTGCGCGAGGTCGTCGAGATGGGCCGCTCCCCGTGGGTCGGCCGCACCTCGGCGCAGGAGGACGACGCGGCGATCGCCGAGGCCATCGACCGCACCGACATCGCCCATCTGCTCGATCGCCCGTTCACGGCCCTCTCGGGTGGTGAGAAGGCTCGCGCCTCGCTGGCGCGCGTGCTGGCCCAGCAGACCGACGTCGTCCTGTTGGACGAGCCGACGGCCGCGCTGGACCTGCGCCACCAGGAGGAGGTCATGGTCGTCGCCCGCGACCTCGCTGCCGCGGGCCGCGCCGTGATCGTCGTGCTGCACGACCTGTCGCTGGCGGCGGCGCGGGCCGACCGCATCGCGATGCTCGCCGGTGGCCGGATGATCAGCGTGGGCACGCCCTCCGAGGTTCTGACGCCCGAGCGTGTCGAGGAGGTCTACGGCATCGCCGTGCACGTCCTGACCGACACCCCGGACGGGCACCTGATCGTCGTCCCACATCGTGGTCTTTCAGACACAGTGTCATCTTGA
- a CDS encoding heme oxygenase (biliverdin-producing), whose protein sequence is MTVLPTETGLSVLMREGSQAEHKDAEGSSFMSCLLDGQVNETGYTEYLAMLRPIYAALESVAAGLVDDPIAGAVIDPSINRLAAIDQDLAYWSGGAVPSVQSAAVDRYVARVEASAADPVLFVAHHYTRYLGDLSGGQAIGRILARTFDLPEGQGIAFYQFDSVPKPKPYKDAYRASLDALPLTERDQQRVVEEVKVVFGLNGALFEELSTQLPRYAR, encoded by the coding sequence ATGACCGTGCTGCCGACCGAAACCGGGCTGTCCGTGCTGATGCGCGAAGGCTCCCAGGCCGAGCACAAGGACGCCGAGGGCTCCAGCTTCATGTCGTGCCTGCTCGACGGCCAGGTCAACGAGACCGGCTACACCGAGTACCTCGCGATGCTCCGTCCGATCTATGCCGCCCTCGAGTCGGTGGCCGCGGGTCTGGTCGACGACCCCATCGCCGGCGCCGTGATCGATCCCTCCATCAACCGCCTCGCCGCGATCGACCAGGACCTCGCGTACTGGTCCGGCGGCGCCGTGCCGTCGGTGCAGAGCGCGGCGGTCGACCGCTACGTCGCCCGGGTCGAGGCGTCCGCCGCCGATCCCGTGCTGTTCGTCGCGCACCACTACACGCGCTACCTGGGCGACCTGTCCGGCGGACAGGCCATCGGCCGCATCCTGGCGCGCACCTTCGACCTCCCCGAGGGCCAGGGCATCGCGTTCTACCAGTTCGACTCCGTGCCCAAGCCCAAGCCGTACAAGGACGCCTACCGCGCCTCGCTGGACGCCCTGCCGCTCACCGAGCGCGACCAGCAGCGCGTCGTCGAGGAGGTCAAGGTCGTCTTCGGCCTGAACGGTGCCCTGTTCGAGGAGCTCTCCACCCAGCTGCCGCGCTACGCGCGCTGA
- a CDS encoding SpoIID/LytB domain-containing protein → MHSWPTRCSIGLTTIALVGASLLLPAPAQAAGTDIVETRPTPAVAETPAEATTKAPVSEEVEVEQTPVATTPQDGSDGAVERKPVDPFRMVGVTWDATADAADVSVRVQVRTKGTWSAWQTLAVEESKEGGRPGTEPLWTDAPADGIAVDVKAGSGTLSGVKVTTIDPGKSEIVTPFSPAVFQPAVEAGTDEAPQEDVEGAQDGLTESVAADGTPKVVPMPSIITRAQWKAGAGTSCSAPVTRPKALGVVIHHTAGSNTYTKAESAALVRSYQSYHVKGHGWCDIGYNFLVDRFGQIFEGRKGGMTKQVRAAHSGVEAVNQYATGVSMMGHFDNAQPSAALKTAVVKLVGWRLKFFGANAKGTYTAGGKKYQVINGHRDVKSTACPGKYGYAWISAVGGLRDRAHTYISKATSAAGAPAPAPAPAPAPKPTPAPPKTFKTPTGVKVSTAPTTATVTWNKVAGATHYRLAVSPTGSGKGAKFYNVSTNRATVTGLHARRVYVFRVSVYQPSPKKRLTPYTAKPFPTARTKAFTAPTGVRATSRGRKALKLTWNAQAGAPGYRVQIVQAGKSTGKRYVMTRTNSVKITKLKPNTRYQIRVAVTYPTKERVSAYTKAPFATALTRPLVPAAAPKPAPKPAPKPAPKPSAKNAVTPSNGKIVFKGHGYGHGIGMSQYGAEGGARAGQKYDAILRKYYPGTTLSTKTATIRVQITADTGNSVHVRPKSGLKFRRLSGNAVSVLPTSVSGRAVSAWSIDLAKGDAKKNTLSYKSGSKWYAHTTFSGDAQFEGPATISLVLPNGSTRAYRGALRSARPTATTRDTVNVLSLEAYLRGVVAREMPASWSMEALKAQSVAARTYGSRYLGSKKHFDICDTVSCQVYGGHADEHPRTNEAIAGTAGKILTYQGAPALTQFSSSSGGFTNQGSTPYLKPVSDPWDAWSGNKNHAWSQTVTTAAIQKKYSIGTLKSVTITRRNGHGNQGGRVVSMTLKGSKSSKTISGVDARWAFGLKSDWFGF, encoded by the coding sequence ATGCATTCCTGGCCGACCCGCTGCAGCATCGGTCTGACCACGATCGCTCTCGTCGGAGCGTCCCTGCTCCTGCCTGCCCCGGCGCAGGCCGCCGGGACGGACATCGTCGAGACGCGGCCCACGCCGGCCGTCGCCGAGACGCCCGCCGAGGCGACCACGAAGGCTCCGGTCTCCGAGGAGGTCGAGGTCGAGCAGACCCCCGTCGCGACGACTCCGCAGGACGGCTCTGACGGTGCGGTCGAGCGCAAGCCCGTCGACCCCTTCCGCATGGTCGGCGTGACATGGGATGCCACGGCCGACGCCGCTGACGTGTCGGTGCGCGTGCAGGTGCGCACGAAGGGCACGTGGAGCGCCTGGCAGACGCTGGCCGTCGAGGAGAGCAAGGAGGGCGGACGCCCGGGCACCGAGCCGCTGTGGACCGACGCCCCCGCCGACGGCATCGCCGTCGACGTGAAGGCCGGCTCCGGCACGCTCTCGGGCGTCAAGGTGACGACGATCGATCCGGGGAAGTCGGAGATCGTCACGCCGTTCAGCCCGGCCGTGTTCCAGCCCGCCGTCGAGGCGGGCACGGACGAGGCGCCGCAGGAGGACGTGGAAGGCGCCCAGGACGGTCTCACCGAGTCGGTCGCGGCCGACGGCACGCCCAAGGTCGTGCCGATGCCCTCGATCATCACGCGCGCGCAGTGGAAGGCCGGCGCCGGCACCAGCTGCAGCGCCCCGGTGACGCGGCCGAAGGCGCTCGGCGTCGTCATCCACCACACGGCGGGCTCGAACACCTACACGAAGGCCGAGTCGGCCGCGCTCGTGCGCAGCTACCAGTCGTACCACGTCAAGGGACACGGCTGGTGCGACATCGGCTACAACTTCCTGGTCGACCGCTTCGGCCAGATCTTCGAGGGCCGCAAGGGCGGCATGACCAAGCAGGTCCGTGCCGCACACTCCGGCGTCGAGGCCGTGAACCAGTACGCGACCGGCGTCTCGATGATGGGCCACTTCGACAACGCGCAGCCCAGCGCGGCGTTGAAGACCGCCGTCGTCAAGCTGGTCGGCTGGCGACTGAAGTTCTTCGGCGCCAACGCCAAGGGCACCTACACCGCGGGCGGCAAGAAGTACCAGGTCATCAACGGGCACCGCGACGTGAAGTCGACCGCGTGCCCGGGCAAGTACGGCTACGCCTGGATCAGTGCCGTGGGCGGCCTGCGCGACCGGGCGCACACGTACATCTCGAAGGCGACCTCGGCGGCCGGTGCCCCGGCCCCGGCTCCCGCACCCGCGCCCGCGCCGAAGCCGACTCCCGCACCGCCGAAGACCTTCAAGACCCCCACCGGGGTGAAGGTCAGCACGGCGCCGACCACCGCGACGGTCACCTGGAACAAGGTCGCCGGAGCCACCCACTACCGCCTGGCGGTCTCGCCGACGGGCAGCGGGAAGGGCGCGAAGTTCTACAACGTCTCGACCAACCGGGCCACCGTCACCGGGCTGCACGCGCGCCGGGTCTACGTCTTCCGGGTCTCGGTCTACCAGCCGTCGCCGAAGAAGCGGCTCACCCCGTACACGGCCAAGCCGTTCCCGACGGCCCGTACGAAGGCGTTCACGGCCCCCACGGGCGTCCGCGCCACGTCGCGCGGCCGGAAGGCGCTGAAGCTCACGTGGAACGCTCAGGCGGGCGCTCCGGGCTACCGGGTGCAGATCGTCCAGGCGGGCAAGTCCACGGGCAAGCGCTACGTGATGACGCGCACCAACTCGGTCAAGATCACGAAGCTCAAGCCGAACACGCGCTACCAGATCCGCGTGGCCGTCACGTACCCCACGAAGGAGCGGGTCAGCGCCTACACGAAGGCCCCGTTCGCGACGGCCCTCACCCGACCGCTGGTCCCGGCTGCCGCACCGAAGCCCGCGCCGAAGCCGGCCCCCAAGCCGGCTCCGAAGCCCTCGGCCAAGAACGCCGTGACGCCGTCGAACGGCAAGATCGTCTTCAAGGGCCACGGCTACGGCCACGGCATCGGTATGAGCCAGTACGGCGCCGAGGGCGGCGCCCGCGCCGGCCAGAAGTACGACGCGATCCTGCGCAAGTACTACCCGGGCACGACGCTGAGCACGAAGACCGCCACGATCCGGGTGCAGATCACGGCCGACACGGGCAACTCGGTGCACGTGCGGCCGAAGTCGGGACTGAAATTCCGTCGCCTGTCCGGAAACGCCGTGTCCGTGCTGCCGACGTCGGTGAGCGGCCGCGCCGTCTCCGCCTGGTCCATCGACCTGGCGAAGGGCGACGCGAAGAAGAACACGCTGTCCTACAAGTCGGGCTCGAAGTGGTACGCCCACACCACGTTCTCCGGCGATGCCCAGTTCGAGGGCCCGGCGACGATCAGCCTCGTCCTGCCGAACGGCTCCACGCGGGCCTACCGCGGCGCGCTGCGCTCGGCGCGGCCCACCGCCACCACGCGCGACACCGTCAACGTGCTCAGCCTCGAGGCGTACCTGCGCGGCGTCGTGGCACGCGAGATGCCCGCCAGCTGGAGCATGGAGGCGCTCAAGGCCCAGTCGGTCGCCGCGCGCACGTACGGCTCGCGGTACCTGGGCTCGAAGAAGCACTTCGACATCTGTGACACGGTCTCGTGCCAGGTCTACGGCGGCCACGCCGACGAGCACCCGCGCACCAACGAGGCGATCGCGGGGACGGCGGGCAAGATCCTGACGTACCAGGGCGCGCCGGCGCTGACGCAGTTCTCCAGCTCGTCGGGCGGCTTCACCAACCAGGGGTCGACCCCGTACCTCAAGCCCGTCAGCGACCCGTGGGACGCCTGGAGCGGCAACAAGAACCACGCCTGGAGCCAGACGGTCACGACCGCCGCGATCCAGAAGAAGTACTCGATCGGGACCCTGAAGTCGGTCACGATCACCCGGCGCAACGGGCACGGAAACCAGGGTGGCCGCGTGGTCTCGATGACCCTCAAGGGGTCGAAGTCCAGCAAGACCATCTCCGGCGTCGACGCCCGGTGGGCCTTCGGTCTGAAGTCGGACTGGTTCGGCTTCTGA